The Ascochyta rabiei chromosome 5, complete sequence genome has a segment encoding these proteins:
- a CDS encoding Beta-glucosidase, which translates to MYWLAQAFLAIGLVQAQTYPTTTNPTNSSSPLNNAESPPFYPSPWIEGTGDWAEAYAKAQAFVRQLTLLEKVNLTTGTGWQSDNCVGNVGEIPRLGFKALCMQDSPVGVRFADYVSAFPAGGTVAASWDRSEFYRRGYQMGQEHRSKGVDVQLGPVVGPIGRNPKGGRNWEGFSPDPYLSGHAVAETVRGIQDAGVIACTKHYILNEQEHFRSPGNFQDQGFVDAISSNVDDKTLHELYLWPFADAVRAGTGSIMCSYNKANNSQVCQNSYLQNYILKGELGFQGFIMSDWDAQHSGVSSTQAGLDMTMPGDTDFNSGFSFWGTNLTISVLNGTIPQWRIDDAATRIMAAYYYVGRDQDNTTTNFNSWTRDTYSYRNFYGKADYELVNQHVDVRGEHFRSIRSSAAKSTVLLKNNGVLPLSGNEKWTAVFGNDAGDNAYGPNGCADRGCDDGTLAMGWGSGTSEFPYLVTPLDAIKREVGDNGGVVTSVTDNWAYAQIQAMAAQASIAIVFVNADSGEGYITVDTNFGDRNNLTIWQDGDILIQNVSALCNNTIVVIHSVGPVLVNSFYESENVTAILWAGLPGQESGNAIADILYGRVNPGGKLPFTFGTSAEEYGPDLIYTPIAGNDSVQDNFEEGVFIDYRAFDQKNVTPVYEFGFGLSYTTFSYANLAVQKHDAGAYTPTTGQTIAAPTLGNFSTDLNEYQWPANLTREGTFIYPYLNSTDLAEASFDPEYGLNYTWPAGSSDGSPQPRIAAGGAPGGNPQLWDVLFSVSASITNNGTLSGDEVVQLYLSLGGPEDPVVVLRGFDRLNIKPNQTVTFRADITRRDVSNWETETQNWVITEHPKKIYVGASSRKLYLEADLDLSDYQS; encoded by the exons ATGTATTGGCTCGCACAAGCATTTCTGGCCATCGGCTTGGTCCAGGCCCAAACG TACCCAACCACAACGAACCCTACCAACAGTTCGAGCCCTTTGAACAATGCAGAGAGTCCACCATTCTATCCCAGTCCATGGATTGAAGGAACTGGGGATTGGGCT GAAGCTTATGCTAAGGCCCAAGCCTTTGTTCGTCAATTGACCCTCCTTGAGAAGGTTAACCTCACAACCGGTACTGGCTGGCAGAGCGACAACTGTGTCGGTAACGTAGGCGAGATCCCGCGCTTGGGCTTCAAGGCTCTTTGTATGCAGGACAGCCCTGTAGGCGTTCGCTTCGCCGACTACGTCTCTGCCTTCCCCGCAGGTGGCACCGTTGCTGCATCATGGGATCGCAGCGAGTTTTACCGTCGAGGATACCAAATGGGTCAGGAGCACCGCAGCAAGGGTGTTGATGTTCAGCTCGGTCCCGTCGTTGGCCCAATTGGGCGCAACCCCAAGGGTGGT CGCAACTGGGAGGGCTTTTCCCCAGACCCATACCTGTCTGGTCATGCTGTCGCCGAGACCGTTCGTGGTATCCAGGATGCTGGTGTCATTGCTTGCACCAAGCACTACATTCTGAACGAACAGGAGCACTTCCGCTCGCCAGGAAACTTCCAGGACCAGGGCTTTGTTGATGCTATCAGCTCCAATGTCGATGACAAGACTCTGCATGAGCTGTACCTCTGGCCGTTCGCCGATGCTGTACGCGCTGGCACAGGCTCGATCATGTGTTCTTACAACAAGGCGAACAACTCTCAGGTTTGTCAAAACTCGTACCTGCAAAACTACATCTTAAAGGGCGAGCTTGGCTTCCAGGGTTTCATCATGTCTGACTGGGACGCTCAACACAGCGGTGTCTCCTCCACCCAGGCAGGTCTCGATATGACCATGCCCGGAGATACCGACTTCAACTCTGGATTCTCTTTTTGGGGAACCAACCTGACCATCTCCGTGCTCAATGGCACCATTCCTCAATGGCGAATCGACGACGCTGCGACACGTATCATGGCCGCATACTACTACGTTGGTCGCGACCAGGACAATACCACTACCAACTTCAACAGCTGGACTCGTGATACCTACAGCTACCGCAACTTCTACGGCAAGGCTGATTACGAGCTTGTCAACCAGCACGTCGATGTCCGTGGTGAGCACTTCCGTTCTATCCGTTCATCCGCTGCCAAGTCAACCGTCTTGTTGAAGAACAACGGAGTCCTCCCCCTCTCCGGCAACGAGAAGTGGACTGCAGTCTTCGGTAACGATGCTGGCGATAACGCGTACGGACCCAACGGCTGCGCCGACCGTGGCTGTGACGACGGAACTCTCGCCATGGGCTGGGGTTCAGGCACATCTGAGTTCCCGTACCTTGTTACTCCTCTCGATGCTATCAAGCGTGAGGTTGGTGACAACGGTGGTGTTGTGACCTCTGTCACCGACAACTGGGCCTACGCTCAGATTCAGGCTATGGCCGCCCAGGCCAGCATTGCCATCGTCTTCGTCAATGCTGACTCGGGTGAGGGCTACATCACGGTCGACACGAACTTTGGCGACCGCAACAATCTCACCATTTGGCAGGACGGCGACATTCTGATTCAGAACGTGTCAGCGCTTTGCAACAACACCATTGTGGTGATCCACTCTGTTGGCCCTGTTTTGGTGAACTCATTCTACGAGTCCGAGAACGTCACAGCCATCTTGTGGGCTGGTCTCCCTGGCCAGGAATCTGGCAACGCCATTGCCGACATTCTTTACGGCCGCGTCAACCCCGGTGGCAAGCTGCCTTTTACATTCGGCACTTCCGCTGAAGAGTATGGCCCGGATCTAATCTACACCCCCATTGCCGGCAACGACTCTGTTCAAGACAACTTCGAGGAGGGTGTCTTCATCGACTACCGCGCCTTTGACCAGAAGAACGTTACACCTGTCTACGAGTTCGGGTTTGGCTTGTCCTACACTACCTTCTCGTACGCCAATCTTGCGGTCCAAAAGCACGACGCTGGCGCTTACACGCCAACAACGGGCCAAACGATTGCCGCTCCTACGTTGGGCAACTTCAGCACAGACCTGAACGAGTACCAGTGGCCTGCCAACCTGACCCGCGAGGGTACCTTCATCTACCCGTACCTGAACAGCACCGACTTGGCCGAAGCCTCGTTCGACCCCGAGTACGGCCTGAACTACACATGGCCCGCCGGCTCGTCCGACGGTTCGCCTCAGCCACGCATCGCCGCCGGCGGTGCACCTGGTGGAAACCCGCAGCTGTGGGACGTGCTCTTCAGCGTCAGCGCCTCCATCACCAACAACGGCACGCTCTCTGGTGACGAGGTCGTGCAGCTCTATCTCAGCCTTGGCGGACCCGAGGACCCCGTTGTCGTCCTCCGCGGTTTCGACAGGTTGAACATCAAGCCCAACCAGACTGTTACCTTCCGCGCCGACATCACCCGTCGCGATGTATCCAACTGGGAGACTGAGACGCAAAACTGGGTCATCACCGAGCATCCCAAGAAGATCTACGTCGGTGCTTCGTCGAGGAAGCTCTATCTTGAGGCCGACCTTGATCTGTCTGACTACCAGTCATGA
- a CDS encoding Nucleolar protein 13, producing MSDTDMSSQEEVKRAAKKEKKEKKEKKEKKEKKSSKSKSKVAESASDDEMTETPAKKRKREILPEEIVVDIDLPEPTSKKAARAAKKAKLNPKPAAVGNEPSTDATTEGTVGDVKRGEEKRSEFGVWIGNLPWSATKDSLRSFIMENTEIKTEQITRVHMPPSTKPVPAHWTTKPNNKGFAYVDFSTELAMYAAIAMTETKMDGRALLIKNAKSFEGRPDKPKVEGEESGGRGKPVGKAGGHPPNKRVFVGNLSFDVTKEDLTAHYNPCGSIENIHMATFEDSGKCKGYAWVTFGDVEAATCAVQGFVMKTEAELKANKKKATDGSGDEETEVKNPTKRRKWLLNKLNGREMRCEFAEDSTTRYNKRYGKDKPAEPIDGVNPDRWKNFGGGNDRQGGRREPREPRAPKNGPNSIQPGKKVDPRSIKSGSAHMNAQRASQAIVEGSGKKTTFE from the coding sequence ATGTCAGACACCGATATGAGCTCGCAGGAGGAAGTAAAGAGGGCCgcaaagaaggagaagaaggaaaagaaggaaaagaaagaaaagaaggAAAAGAAAAGCTCAAAGTCCAAGTCGAAAGTCGCCGAATCAGCCTCAGACGACGAGATGACGGAGACACCGGCAAAGAAGCGCAAGCGCGAAATTCTCCCCGAGGAGATTGTCGTCGACATCGACCTTCCCGAACCGACCTCCAAGAAAGCTGCCCGTGCTgcgaagaaggcaaagcTCAACCCCAAGCCTGCTGCTGTCGGAAACGAGCCGTCTACAGACGCAACAACAGAGGGCACTGTTGGTGATGTGAAAAGAGGCGAAGAGAAGCGCTCAGAATTCGGTGTCTGGATTGGCAATTTGCCCTGGTCTGCCACCAAGGACTCGCTGCGCAGCTTCATCATGGAGAACACCGAGATCAAGACAGAGCAGATTACCAGGGTGCACATGCCTCCATCCACAAAGCCAGTCCCCGCTCATTGGACGACCAAGCCAAACAACAAGGGCTTTGCATACGTCGACTTCTCGACCGAGCTCGCCATGTACGCAGCCATCGCAATGACAGAGACCAAGATGGACGGTCGCGCACTACTCATCAAGAACGCGAAGAGTTTCGAAGGTCGACCTGACAAGCCAAAGGTGGAAGGGGAAGAGAGCGGTGGTCGCGGAAAGCCTGTTGGCAAGGCAGGCGGTCACCCACCGAACAAGCGTGTTTTCGTTGGAAACCTCTCATTCGATGTTACCAAGGAAGATCTTACAGCGCACTACAACCCGTGTGGGTCGATTGAGAACATACATATGGCGACTTTCGAGGACTCGGGTAAATGCAAAGGCTACGCCTGGGTGACGTTTGGAGACGTCGAGGCTGCTACCTGCGCTGTCCAGGGTTTCGTCATGAAGACAGAGGCCGAGCTGAAAGCCaataagaagaaggccaCAGACGGCTCTGGCGATGAAGAGACTGAAGTCAAGAACCCAACAAAGAGGAGAAAGTGGCTGCTTAACAAGCTAAACGGGCGAGAGATGCGTTGCGAATTTGCGGAAGACTCCACAACACGTTACAACAAGCGGTACGGCAAGGACAAGCCAGCAGAGCCAATCGATGGCGTAAATCCAGACCGCTGGAAGAACTTTGGCGGTGGTAATGACAGACAGGGTGGAAGGAGGGAGCCGCGCGAGCCGCGCGCACCTAAGAATGGCCCAAACAGCATTCAGCCCGGCAAAAAGGTCGATCCAAGGTCAATCAAGAGTGGCTCAGCTCACATGAACGCTCAGAGAGCAAGTCAGGCCATCGTGGAGGGATCAGGCAAGAAGACCACGTTCGAGTAG